A genomic segment from Gilvibacter sp. SZ-19 encodes:
- the lpxA gene encoding acyl-ACP--UDP-N-acetylglucosamine O-acyltransferase — protein sequence MNQPLAYVHPGAKIAKNVVIEPFTTIHNNVVIGEGTWIGSNVTIMEGARIGKNCNIFPGAVISAIPQDLKFNDEDTIVEIGDGTTLREYVTVNRGTTDRGKTVIGKNCWIMAYCHIAHDCIVGDNCIFSNNSTLAGHITVGDHVVLAGMTAIQQFCTIGNHAFVTGGSLVRKDVPPYVKAAREPLSYVGINSVGLRRRGFSTEKIREIQNIYRILYQKNLNNTQAVAIIEAEMEATPERDEVLEFIKRSKRGIMKGYFSN from the coding sequence ATGAATCAACCTTTAGCATATGTGCATCCCGGGGCCAAGATCGCCAAGAATGTGGTGATAGAACCCTTTACCACCATTCACAACAATGTGGTGATAGGCGAGGGGACTTGGATCGGCTCTAACGTGACCATCATGGAAGGTGCGCGTATTGGGAAGAACTGCAATATCTTTCCTGGAGCGGTAATTAGTGCTATTCCACAAGATCTCAAATTCAACGATGAAGACACTATCGTAGAAATTGGAGACGGAACTACCTTGCGCGAATACGTCACCGTGAATCGCGGCACTACAGATCGCGGCAAAACAGTGATCGGAAAGAACTGTTGGATCATGGCCTACTGCCATATTGCCCACGATTGTATCGTAGGTGATAATTGTATCTTTTCTAACAACAGTACTTTAGCTGGTCATATCACCGTGGGAGATCATGTGGTGTTAGCTGGTATGACTGCCATTCAACAATTTTGTACTATTGGTAACCACGCTTTTGTTACCGGAGGATCTTTGGTGCGAAAAGATGTGCCTCCTTATGTAAAAGCTGCTCGCGAGCCGCTTTCGTATGTGGGTATCAACTCCGTGGGATTGCGCAGAAGAGGGTTTTCTACGGAGAAGATCCGCGAAATACAGAACATCTACCGCATATTATATCAAAAGAATTTAAACAACACCCAAGCCGTTGCGATCATTGAGGCCGAAATGGAAGCCACCCCAGAACGCGACGAGGTGCTCGAATTTATAAAACGTTCAAAACGAGGTATTATGAAAGGATACTTCAGTAATTAA
- the efp gene encoding elongation factor P, with protein sequence MASTSDIRKGLCIKYNHDIYKIIEFLHVKPGKGPAFVRTKLKSVTTGKVIDNTFSAGHKIDDVRVETHKFQYLYNEGETFHFMNTEDYTQIQLQKDALDTPELMKEGEVVTVIINSEDNMPLSVEMPPHVILEVTATEPGVKGNTATNATKPATVETGATVNVPLFINEGDKIRVDTEKGNYQERIKE encoded by the coding sequence ATGGCAAGTACTTCAGACATCCGCAAAGGACTTTGTATCAAATACAACCACGATATCTATAAGATCATCGAATTCTTACACGTAAAGCCAGGAAAAGGTCCTGCCTTTGTAAGAACTAAGCTTAAAAGTGTGACCACAGGAAAGGTGATCGACAATACGTTCTCCGCTGGGCACAAGATCGACGATGTTCGCGTAGAAACCCACAAATTCCAGTATTTGTACAACGAAGGTGAGACCTTCCACTTTATGAATACGGAAGATTACACGCAGATCCAACTTCAAAAAGACGCTTTAGATACTCCGGAGCTTATGAAAGAAGGAGAAGTGGTTACTGTGATAATCAACTCCGAAGACAATATGCCGCTTTCTGTTGAAATGCCTCCACACGTGATCTTGGAAGTTACTGCTACAGAACCTGGCGTTAAAGGAAACACTGCAACCAACGCGACCAAACCTGCAACCGTAGAGACCGGCGCAACCGTAAATGTGCCTTTATTCATTAACGAAGGCGACAAGATTCGCGTTGATACCGAAAAAGGTAACTACCAAGAGCGCATCAAAGAATAA
- a CDS encoding UDP-3-O-(3-hydroxymyristoyl)glucosamine N-acyltransferase, which yields MKFPKTHTLKEIAELIGSTYVGADDFPVEGMNEIHVVTPGDIVFVDHPKYYDKALESAATVVLINKEVDCPEGKALLVSEDPFRDFNTLTRHFMPFVSASALIAPTASIGHDTQIQPGAFIGNNVTIGSNCVIHANVSIYDHCVIGDNVTIHSGTVLGADAFYYKNRPEGYDKLLSGGRVVIQDNVDLGALCTIDKGVTGDTTIMKGTKIDNQVHIGHDTVIGERCLIASQTGIAGCVVMGNQVTVWGQVGITSGITIGDKTVISAKAGVSKSLEGGKHYFGIPADEFRKKYKEIASIRMIPALMEQLKQQNK from the coding sequence ATGAAGTTCCCTAAGACACATACACTTAAAGAGATCGCCGAACTCATCGGATCAACTTATGTTGGTGCCGACGATTTTCCTGTGGAGGGAATGAACGAGATCCATGTGGTTACTCCTGGAGATATAGTCTTTGTAGATCATCCGAAGTATTACGATAAAGCATTAGAATCCGCAGCAACTGTGGTTTTGATCAATAAAGAAGTGGACTGCCCAGAGGGCAAGGCCTTACTGGTTTCAGAAGATCCATTTAGAGACTTCAACACCTTGACCAGACACTTTATGCCATTTGTATCTGCTTCTGCTTTAATTGCTCCTACAGCGAGCATTGGGCACGATACGCAGATTCAGCCTGGTGCTTTTATAGGAAACAATGTAACCATAGGGTCTAATTGTGTCATTCATGCCAATGTGAGTATTTACGATCACTGTGTTATTGGAGATAACGTAACCATACACTCCGGAACTGTTTTGGGAGCCGATGCATTCTATTACAAGAACAGACCGGAAGGTTATGACAAGCTCTTAAGTGGCGGCCGAGTGGTGATTCAAGATAATGTAGACCTCGGAGCACTTTGTACGATAGACAAGGGCGTTACCGGCGATACTACCATAATGAAAGGCACCAAGATCGACAACCAAGTTCATATAGGTCACGATACAGTGATTGGAGAGCGCTGCCTTATTGCCTCGCAAACCGGTATCGCTGGTTGTGTGGTAATGGGGAACCAAGTTACGGTTTGGGGCCAAGTAGGAATTACCAGTGGTATTACTATAGGTGATAAAACCGTTATCTCTGCCAAAGCCGGCGTGAGTAAATCCTTAGAAGGAGGGAAGCATTATTTTGGCATCCCTGCGGATGAGTTCAGAAAGAAATACAAAGAAATAGCATCCATTAGAATGATACCTGCGCTGATGGAACAACTCAAACAACAAAACAAATAA
- a CDS encoding nuclear transport factor 2 family protein encodes MSKEVVRNFYKADILGDPTVLKTYFHPEITLIWNSNDGLTIMNFDDLEGFFGEIRNTYHDLRIEVSHLLQDDNFVTIRYKYYVRTIENPEEELGIAHFIAIWEIKDGQMYRGYQVSQPVTDLDDTTESYHKVKV; translated from the coding sequence ATGTCGAAAGAAGTAGTACGCAATTTTTACAAGGCCGATATTCTAGGTGATCCAACGGTATTAAAGACCTATTTCCATCCGGAGATAACCTTGATCTGGAACAGTAATGACGGGCTCACCATTATGAATTTTGACGATTTGGAAGGATTCTTCGGAGAGATCAGAAATACCTACCACGACTTGCGTATTGAAGTTAGTCACCTATTGCAAGACGATAATTTTGTGACCATCCGTTACAAGTACTATGTGCGCACCATAGAAAACCCAGAAGAGGAATTGGGTATTGCCCATTTTATAGCTATTTGGGAGATCAAAGACGGCCAAATGTACCGCGGATATCAAGTAAGTCAGCCGGTTACTGACCTGGATGACACCACCGAATCTTATCACAAAGTAAAAGTCTAG
- the sucD gene encoding succinate--CoA ligase subunit alpha, with the protein MSVLVNKDSKIIVQGFTGSEGTFHAGQMIEYGTNVVGGVTPGKGGQTHLDRPVFNTVEEAVKTTGADTTIIFVPPAFAADAIMEAADAGIKVIITITEGIPVADMIKASNYISERDCRLVGPNCPGVITPGEAKVGIMPGFVFKKGNVGIVSKSGTLTYEAADQVVRQGLGITTAIGIGGDPIIGTTTKEAVEMLINDPETECVVMIGEIGGQLEADAANWYQASGSKKPVVGFIAGETAPKGRTMGHAGAIVGGSEDTAQAKKQIMRQCGIHVVDSPAEIGKKVAEVLG; encoded by the coding sequence ATGAGCGTATTAGTCAATAAAGATTCTAAGATAATTGTACAAGGTTTCACCGGAAGCGAAGGAACTTTCCACGCCGGGCAAATGATCGAGTACGGCACCAATGTTGTCGGAGGTGTAACTCCTGGTAAAGGTGGACAAACCCACTTGGACCGTCCAGTTTTCAATACCGTAGAAGAGGCCGTTAAGACCACTGGAGCGGACACTACTATCATTTTTGTACCACCAGCTTTTGCTGCGGATGCTATTATGGAGGCCGCCGATGCTGGGATCAAGGTGATCATTACCATTACTGAAGGAATCCCTGTGGCTGATATGATCAAAGCATCTAATTATATCTCTGAGCGCGATTGTCGTCTAGTGGGACCTAACTGTCCGGGAGTTATCACTCCGGGCGAAGCCAAAGTTGGGATCATGCCAGGTTTTGTTTTCAAAAAAGGAAACGTTGGCATTGTTTCTAAATCAGGAACACTTACTTATGAGGCAGCAGACCAGGTTGTACGCCAAGGGCTAGGCATCACTACTGCTATAGGAATTGGCGGAGATCCTATCATTGGAACAACCACCAAAGAGGCTGTAGAAATGTTGATCAACGATCCAGAGACCGAATGTGTTGTTATGATCGGCGAGATCGGTGGACAGCTAGAAGCCGATGCTGCCAATTGGTACCAAGCCAGTGGAAGCAAAAAACCAGTTGTTGGTTTTATCGCCGGAGAGACTGCACCTAAAGGACGCACTATGGGTCACGCTGGAGCTATTGTAGGTGGTAGCGAAGACACTGCACAGGCCAAGAAACAGATCATGCGACAGTGTGGGATCCACGTGGTGGATTCTCCTGCAGAGATCGGGAAGAAAGTCGCAGAAGTACTGGGATAG
- the fabG gene encoding 3-oxoacyl-[acyl-carrier-protein] reductase, producing MKLLEGKTAIITGGSRGIGKGIAEVFAAHGANVAFTYSSSAEAANALASELNATGVQAKAYQSNAADYQQCEDLVKQVLEDFGGVDVVINNAGITKDNLLMRMSEEDFDKVIEVNLKSVFNMTKAIQRTFLKQRNGSIINMSSVVGVKGNAGQANYAASKAGIIGFSKSVALELGSRSIRCNVIAPGFIETEMTAKLDPDTVQGWRNAIPLKRGGQPEDIANACVFLASDLSAYITGQVLNVDGGMLT from the coding sequence TTGAAATTACTTGAAGGAAAAACAGCGATCATTACCGGTGGAAGCCGCGGAATAGGAAAGGGTATTGCAGAAGTATTTGCCGCCCATGGCGCCAATGTAGCATTTACTTATAGTTCTTCTGCCGAGGCAGCCAACGCTTTGGCAAGCGAGCTTAACGCCACAGGTGTACAAGCAAAAGCTTATCAATCCAATGCCGCCGACTATCAGCAATGTGAGGACTTGGTAAAACAAGTACTCGAAGATTTTGGCGGGGTAGATGTAGTGATCAACAATGCTGGTATTACCAAAGACAACTTGTTGATGCGCATGAGCGAAGAAGACTTTGACAAGGTGATCGAGGTGAACTTGAAGTCTGTTTTTAATATGACCAAGGCTATTCAGCGTACCTTTTTAAAGCAACGTAACGGATCCATCATCAATATGAGTTCCGTGGTTGGGGTAAAAGGAAACGCCGGGCAGGCCAATTACGCAGCTTCTAAAGCTGGTATTATAGGTTTTAGTAAGTCTGTTGCTTTAGAGCTGGGGTCGCGTTCTATTCGATGTAATGTGATCGCCCCAGGATTCATAGAAACGGAAATGACCGCTAAGTTGGATCCAGACACTGTTCAGGGTTGGCGCAATGCGATTCCTTTAAAACGAGGAGGACAGCCAGAAGATATAGCCAATGCTTGTGTTTTCTTAGCCAGTGATCTATCGGCCTATATTACCGGGCAAGTGCTCAATGTGGACGGCGGAATGCTCACTTAA
- a CDS encoding vWA domain-containing protein has product MSATTLLYLIAVAVVALGVSAYMYGFKSRLNPRLRWALGLLRFLTLLCLGVLLINPKIEQVSYYTEKPALNVLVDNSSSIRSLSRDSLVKGLLNEIVTDTELKQRFRVQAYQFDQSFGPLDSLDFKGTASDIATGLRDLGAIYDKQAATTVLLTDGNQTLGSNYSSLGSRLKNPVFPIVVGDTTQYEDLRITRVNANRYAYQDNEFPLELSLSYTGDRSVNTSLVIRKGGQVVKRQPLEFNSTNNATTLTLYLKAEQVGVQNYTAELSPLTAERNTNNNYQQFAVEVIDQSTKVAIVASVQHPDLGALKKAITQLKQRQVTVLEPTAAVGQLDDYQLVILYQPDSRFNAVYEELERLKKNRWTITGLQTDWDFINEVQLKYAKLGAAGEELVSAETNRNYAIFALDPVDFSNYPPLLTQFGSLDVFVPYDELLSQTISGIFTESPMLFSFESDGIREAVWDAEDLWRWRAHAYVENRDFKQFDDLIANMVQYLSSNKRRSRLDVNFETFYYSNAAISIQAQYFNENYQFDPEASLYLTYTNSAGNSQRLPMLLKNNYYQANLNGLAAGVYDFTVSVDGQGIARSGQFNVLDFSVEDQFINPDALKLNALASSSGAQLYYEDQLAELKAALLQDPRFVPVQKSRQNVVPLISLKYLLGLLALLLAAEWFTRKYNGLI; this is encoded by the coding sequence ATGTCGGCAACCACCCTTTTGTATCTTATTGCAGTAGCTGTAGTAGCGCTTGGGGTGTCTGCTTATATGTATGGTTTTAAGAGTCGTTTAAATCCAAGATTGCGCTGGGCACTTGGGTTATTACGATTCTTAACGCTGCTGTGTTTAGGAGTTTTGCTTATAAACCCTAAGATAGAGCAGGTATCGTATTATACCGAAAAACCAGCCTTAAATGTATTGGTAGATAATTCGAGCTCCATTCGCAGCCTATCCAGAGATTCTTTGGTCAAAGGCTTGTTAAACGAAATAGTTACGGATACTGAACTAAAGCAGCGATTTAGAGTACAGGCCTATCAGTTTGACCAATCGTTCGGCCCTTTGGACAGTTTGGACTTTAAGGGCACAGCTTCTGATATTGCCACTGGTCTTCGTGACCTTGGTGCCATATACGATAAGCAAGCCGCCACCACCGTTTTATTGACCGATGGAAATCAAACCTTAGGAAGCAACTATAGCAGTTTAGGTAGCCGATTGAAAAATCCTGTATTTCCTATAGTTGTGGGCGATACTACCCAGTACGAGGATCTCCGAATTACACGTGTCAACGCCAATAGGTATGCCTATCAGGACAATGAATTTCCCTTGGAATTATCTCTGTCCTACACAGGAGATCGCAGTGTAAATACGAGTCTTGTTATTCGCAAGGGAGGGCAAGTGGTTAAACGACAACCACTTGAGTTTAACAGCACCAACAACGCAACAACGCTCACACTTTATTTAAAGGCTGAACAAGTTGGTGTTCAGAACTATACTGCGGAATTGTCCCCTTTAACTGCAGAGCGAAACACCAACAACAATTACCAACAATTTGCGGTAGAGGTTATAGATCAGAGCACCAAAGTGGCCATTGTGGCTTCAGTTCAGCATCCAGATCTAGGAGCCTTAAAGAAAGCGATCACTCAACTAAAACAAAGGCAGGTCACTGTTTTGGAACCAACAGCCGCTGTTGGGCAATTGGATGATTATCAATTGGTCATTCTTTACCAGCCCGACTCGCGCTTTAATGCCGTGTATGAGGAATTGGAGCGCTTGAAAAAGAACAGATGGACCATCACCGGATTGCAAACGGATTGGGATTTTATCAATGAGGTACAACTCAAATATGCCAAATTAGGTGCAGCAGGTGAGGAGCTGGTCAGTGCAGAGACCAATAGGAATTATGCCATATTCGCTTTAGATCCTGTAGATTTTAGCAATTATCCGCCCTTATTGACCCAATTTGGAAGCCTGGATGTTTTTGTTCCTTACGATGAACTGCTGAGCCAGACCATATCTGGAATATTCACAGAATCGCCCATGCTCTTTAGTTTTGAGTCCGATGGGATCCGTGAAGCCGTTTGGGATGCAGAAGACCTTTGGCGATGGCGTGCACATGCGTATGTAGAGAACAGAGACTTTAAGCAATTTGACGACCTTATTGCCAATATGGTGCAGTACTTATCCTCTAACAAGCGGCGCAGCAGGCTGGATGTAAATTTTGAGACCTTCTATTACAGCAATGCAGCCATCAGCATACAGGCTCAGTATTTCAATGAAAATTATCAGTTCGATCCGGAAGCATCGCTGTATTTGACCTATACAAACTCCGCAGGAAACAGTCAACGACTACCCATGCTACTAAAAAATAATTATTACCAGGCTAATCTCAACGGACTGGCAGCAGGTGTTTACGATTTTACTGTTTCTGTAGACGGGCAAGGTATTGCCAGAAGCGGTCAATTCAATGTGTTGGATTTTAGTGTTGAAGATCAGTTCATCAACCCGGACGCTTTAAAACTAAATGCACTGGCAAGCAGTAGTGGTGCGCAGTTGTATTACGAAGATCAGCTGGCTGAATTAAAAGCAGCGCTACTGCAAGATCCGCGCTTTGTGCCTGTTCAAAAAAGTAGGCAAAATGTCGTACCTTTAATATCCTTAAAATATCTGCTCGGCTTGCTAGCCTTACTACTTGCAGCAGAGTGGTTTACCAGAAAATACAACGGATTAATATAA
- a CDS encoding prohibitin family protein yields MEKLPKLGIPVLIAVILLLILLFKSFVRIEAGYSGVLYETLSGGVDPNKPAMPQGLNFVMPWNEVIKYEVRQQEVSENMDVLSSNGLEIQLDASVLYQPDVSQLGKLHNEKGENYLSRLVQPAIRSAARSVVGRYTPEQLYSTKRDAIQDEIFAETKKILDEEYIQLNRVLVRDVTLPPTIKDAIERKLKQEQESLEYEFRLEKAEKEAERQRIEAEGKAAANRILSASLTDKILQEKGIQATLELSKSPNSKMVIIGSGQDGLPLILNNN; encoded by the coding sequence ATGGAAAAATTACCCAAACTAGGGATCCCCGTACTAATAGCAGTTATTCTACTGCTTATACTTTTGTTTAAATCTTTTGTACGAATAGAAGCAGGTTATTCCGGCGTACTCTACGAAACGCTAAGTGGTGGTGTAGACCCGAACAAGCCGGCCATGCCTCAAGGACTTAATTTTGTGATGCCTTGGAACGAGGTGATCAAATACGAAGTGCGTCAGCAAGAAGTATCAGAGAATATGGACGTACTGTCCTCTAATGGATTAGAAATTCAATTAGACGCCTCTGTACTGTATCAACCAGATGTGTCGCAGCTCGGAAAATTACATAACGAAAAAGGGGAGAACTACCTCTCTCGATTGGTACAGCCAGCGATTCGTTCGGCTGCGCGTTCTGTTGTTGGACGTTACACTCCGGAGCAATTGTATTCTACCAAGCGCGATGCTATTCAAGACGAGATCTTTGCAGAGACCAAGAAGATCTTAGACGAGGAGTATATTCAGCTTAACCGTGTATTGGTTCGAGATGTTACACTCCCACCAACTATCAAGGATGCCATCGAGCGTAAGCTAAAACAAGAACAAGAGTCCTTGGAATACGAGTTCCGATTAGAAAAGGCAGAAAAAGAAGCAGAGCGCCAACGTATAGAAGCAGAGGGTAAGGCAGCGGCGAATAGAATTCTAAGTGCCTCGCTTACCGATAAGATCCTGCAGGAAAAGGGTATTCAAGCAACTTTAGAGCTTTCTAAGTCTCCAAATAGCAAAATGGTCATAATTGGATCTGGACAAGATGGGCTGCCGCTTATCCTGAACAACAATTAA
- a CDS encoding sodium:solute symporter family protein: MSLSTLDWGIILAFFIVFAIIGIAVTKRAGKNTKEFFLSGRNMPWWLLGISMVATTFSADTPNLVTDIVRQNGVSGNWAWWAFLITGMLTVFVYAKLWRRSKVVTDLEFYELRYSGKAAAFLRGFRAIYLGVIFNVLIMASVCLAAIKIGGVMFGLEPWQCVLYASVITVIYSTLGGLRGVIFTDFLQFLVAMVGSIWAAYYIINLPEVGGLDAMLAHPNVADKLSFLPDFNDTESLIVLLLIPVAVQWWSVWYPGAEPGGGGYIAQRMLSAKDEKNAIGATLLFNITHYALRPWPWILIALASLVLYPELTDIGSAFPNTVLGHDLGYSAMLTKLPAGLLGLVLASLIAAFMSTISTHLNWGSSYIALDFYQRFIKPEASEKELVGVGRISTVLLMVIAACLALFLTDAYGTFKILLQIGAGTGSIFIMRWFWWRVNAYSEISGMIVSFIVAVYFEFVHEEFFTPIADHYVLVIGVGITTLTWLLVTLMTRPTATDKLVAFYNAITPYGTGWNGLKRKASEAQINLRESGDNFTADLGSMLLGILLVYTSLFGLGFALYSNLLGALIMFGIAAVAGFGIYRFWRNKKGTASSSAS; this comes from the coding sequence ATGTCTCTATCGACCTTGGATTGGGGGATCATCCTCGCTTTTTTTATTGTTTTTGCCATTATTGGAATTGCCGTTACTAAACGCGCAGGTAAGAATACCAAAGAATTCTTCCTGTCCGGTAGAAATATGCCCTGGTGGCTTTTGGGTATATCTATGGTGGCTACCACCTTTTCTGCAGATACGCCTAATCTGGTTACCGATATTGTCAGACAAAATGGGGTTTCCGGAAACTGGGCCTGGTGGGCTTTCCTGATCACAGGTATGCTTACCGTATTTGTCTACGCCAAACTCTGGCGACGATCTAAGGTGGTGACCGATCTCGAATTCTACGAACTGCGCTATAGTGGTAAAGCCGCTGCATTCTTAAGAGGTTTTCGCGCCATTTATTTAGGAGTGATCTTTAATGTATTGATCATGGCTTCTGTATGCTTGGCAGCCATCAAAATTGGTGGCGTTATGTTTGGCTTGGAACCCTGGCAATGTGTACTCTATGCCAGTGTTATTACGGTAATATACAGTACTCTTGGTGGTTTGCGAGGTGTTATTTTTACTGACTTTCTACAGTTCTTAGTCGCCATGGTAGGTTCGATTTGGGCTGCATATTATATCATTAATCTGCCTGAGGTCGGCGGATTGGACGCTATGCTTGCGCATCCAAATGTGGCCGATAAACTCAGCTTCCTACCAGACTTTAACGATACTGAATCACTAATTGTATTGTTGCTCATTCCTGTAGCCGTACAATGGTGGAGTGTTTGGTATCCTGGCGCGGAACCAGGTGGAGGCGGTTATATCGCTCAGCGCATGCTGTCTGCCAAAGACGAAAAGAATGCCATAGGCGCTACCCTACTCTTTAATATTACTCATTACGCCCTTAGACCTTGGCCTTGGATTTTGATCGCCTTAGCGTCTTTGGTACTTTATCCGGAACTCACAGACATAGGATCTGCCTTTCCAAATACCGTACTGGGTCACGATCTGGGTTATTCTGCCATGTTGACCAAATTACCCGCCGGGCTTCTCGGTTTGGTGCTGGCTTCGCTCATAGCGGCTTTTATGAGTACCATTTCTACACATTTGAATTGGGGATCTTCGTATATCGCTCTGGATTTCTATCAGCGTTTTATAAAACCTGAAGCCTCAGAAAAGGAACTCGTTGGTGTTGGTCGTATATCTACGGTCTTATTGATGGTCATAGCTGCTTGTTTGGCCTTGTTCTTGACAGACGCCTATGGAACCTTTAAAATATTACTGCAGATAGGTGCAGGTACGGGTTCTATTTTTATCATGCGCTGGTTTTGGTGGCGTGTTAATGCTTATTCGGAGATCAGCGGGATGATCGTTTCTTTTATTGTTGCCGTTTACTTCGAGTTTGTTCACGAAGAATTCTTCACTCCAATCGCCGACCATTATGTATTAGTCATTGGCGTGGGAATTACCACACTCACTTGGCTGCTCGTTACCCTAATGACTCGCCCAACTGCTACAGATAAACTGGTTGCGTTCTACAATGCTATTACGCCTTATGGTACCGGTTGGAACGGACTAAAACGCAAGGCATCCGAAGCACAAATTAACCTGCGTGAGAGTGGTGATAATTTCACTGCAGATCTGGGCTCTATGCTCTTGGGGATCCTTTTGGTTTACACCTCCCTGTTTGGTTTAGGCTTTGCACTGTACAGCAATCTGCTGGGTGCTTTGATCATGTTTGGTATAGCCGCTGTGGCAGGATTTGGGATATACAGATTCTGGCGTAATAAAAAAGGCACTGCATCTAGCAGCGCCTCTTAA
- a CDS encoding OmpA family protein produces the protein MKNFLIALVVFAVWTFFALWLYSLLKAPDNISWTKGSVEDSTAQQVIEQVNQDTITTTIAARDTLLATETPVQRDGLIGKDADGLTVFYFDQGLQIKKNDSLVYSNSANLDYKYKILNYLLEHPDMEVTVVSRYSADEAFTSPNFGVIRGEFIKEELVSAGIPREVIVIKSDIQDIPFDATNTYDNGIAFKFSPLDTERIAELANAIPKNKVVYPTFTNSGILVNKELRDILEEIKVVLEERPEITVKIVGHTDNIGNYQDNYNLGLKYARQVRWFFIARGNIDKTRIMALSKGESEPIDSNNSQRGRDLNRRIEIIFN, from the coding sequence ATGAAGAATTTTCTAATAGCCTTAGTGGTATTTGCCGTTTGGACCTTTTTTGCACTGTGGCTGTATTCATTGCTTAAGGCCCCTGATAATATATCCTGGACAAAAGGCAGTGTTGAAGATTCGACAGCACAGCAAGTAATCGAACAAGTGAACCAAGATACCATTACAACTACCATCGCCGCTCGAGATACGCTATTAGCCACTGAGACGCCCGTACAGCGTGACGGTCTTATCGGTAAGGATGCCGATGGGTTAACGGTCTTCTATTTCGATCAAGGATTACAGATCAAAAAGAACGATTCCCTAGTTTATAGCAATAGCGCAAATCTCGATTACAAGTACAAGATCTTGAATTACCTCTTGGAACATCCAGATATGGAGGTAACGGTAGTTTCTCGCTACAGTGCAGACGAAGCCTTTACGAGTCCTAATTTCGGAGTAATAAGAGGAGAATTCATTAAAGAGGAGCTGGTTAGTGCAGGTATCCCGAGAGAGGTTATTGTGATCAAATCAGATATTCAAGACATTCCTTTTGATGCTACCAATACCTACGACAACGGTATAGCTTTTAAATTCAGTCCTTTAGATACAGAGCGCATAGCCGAGTTGGCCAATGCTATTCCAAAGAATAAAGTGGTCTACCCTACATTTACCAATTCTGGAATTCTTGTCAATAAGGAATTGCGCGATATCCTAGAAGAGATAAAAGTTGTACTGGAAGAAAGGCCGGAGATCACCGTCAAGATCGTTGGACACACCGACAATATTGGGAATTATCAAGACAATTATAATCTGGGACTAAAATATGCCAGACAGGTCCGCTGGTTTTTTATTGCCAGAGGAAACATAGATAAGACCCGTATCATGGCTTTATCTAAGGGAGAGTCGGAACCAATAGACTCAAACAACTCCCAGCGCGGAAGAGACCTAAATAGACGGATAGAAATTATTTTTAATTAA